The window AACGAGGCACCATTACGCCGCTCGGCAGCACCACCCCTTGGCCCGTGTACGCCGACTCCACCGTTTCCGGGCGTCGCATTTCCATGGGTGCAGGGGCACATGGACGGAGCGCGTTCGTGGATGCAGATGCACTCACAGCAGCCCTGGGAGCGATAGTGGCGGACATCAGCGAGCCCAACTGACTGCACCGGACCGATCTAACCCAAGTAGGGGACAGCACTTGCTCCAATGAGATCTCATAAGAGCAGGTGCTGTCCCTACTTGCGTGCGTTAAACGCAGGAAGCCCCGCCCGGCGAACCGGACGGGGCTTCCACAAGCAAGACGAGTTACTTGAGGGTAACCGTGGCGCCAGCTTCTTCGAGCTGAGCCTTTGCCTTCTCGGCAGCTTCCTTGGTGGCGCCTTCGAGAACAGCCTTCGGTGCGCTGTCAACAACATCCTTGGCTTCCTTGAGGCCGAGGGAAGTGATGGCGCGAACTTCCTTGATCACTGCGATCTTCTTGTCGCCAGCAGCTTCGAGGATGACGTCAAATTCAGTCTTCTCTTCAGCAGCTTCAGCAGCACCGCCGGCAGCGGGGCCAGCAACTGCAACAGCAGCAGCCGTAACTTCGAAGGTCTCTTCGAAGAGCTTGACGAACTCGGAGAGCTCGATGATGGTCAGTTCCTTGAAAGCTTCAATGAGCTCTTCGTTGCTGAGCTTCGCCATGGTGGCGTCCTTCCATTAGTTGGCGCAGATCCGGGCTAAACCGGTCCATGCACCAGAGTTTGATTGAGGGGAGAACTTAGTTCTCTTCGGTTGCAGCTTCAGCGGCTTCGGCCGGAGCCGCAACCTCTTCAGCAGCAGCCTCTTCAGCGGCCGGAGCTTCTTCAGCGGCCGGTGCAGATGCGCCGCCCTCTTCTTCAAGCTTGAGGCGCAGAGCGTCGATGATGCGTGCAGCAGCGGATGC is drawn from Arthrobacter sp. 31Y and contains these coding sequences:
- the rplL gene encoding 50S ribosomal protein L7/L12, yielding MAKLSNEELIEAFKELTIIELSEFVKLFEETFEVTAAAVAVAGPAAGGAAEAAEEKTEFDVILEAAGDKKIAVIKEVRAITSLGLKEAKDVVDSAPKAVLEGATKEAAEKAKAQLEEAGATVTLK